From Spirosoma aerolatum, one genomic window encodes:
- a CDS encoding DUF4468 domain-containing protein, which translates to MKAVFLVLMVSLNVIAQSKPANSTKLGEVLPLDATGRVQYQVVEQIGNTNKDELFQRARRWFAQTYKSANASLQISDAATGELSGKGTFIVRPTSIGIPQDTDVDYSISVEIKDGRYRATIDNFFVRVKTIQGPIETVKGASKGFMQKVYDQTNDQVYTLLLSLNRALKTPKSDF; encoded by the coding sequence ATGAAAGCTGTTTTTCTGGTTTTGATGGTATCGTTAAACGTGATCGCTCAAAGCAAACCCGCCAACAGCACTAAATTAGGCGAGGTCTTGCCATTGGATGCGACTGGACGCGTCCAGTATCAAGTTGTTGAGCAGATTGGTAATACGAATAAAGATGAATTATTCCAGCGCGCCCGTCGCTGGTTTGCTCAAACCTACAAATCAGCTAATGCCTCCTTGCAAATCAGTGATGCAGCAACGGGCGAACTTTCCGGAAAGGGTACATTTATTGTTCGGCCGACTAGTATCGGCATTCCACAGGATACAGACGTTGACTATAGTATTAGCGTAGAAATCAAAGACGGTCGCTACCGCGCAACAATTGATAATTTCTTTGTTCGCGTCAAGACAATTCAAGGGCCGATCGAAACCGTGAAAGGTGCCTCGAAAGGGTTTATGCAAAAAGTCTACGATCAGACCAATGACCAGGTGTACACACTATTATTATCATTAAACAGGGCACTGAAAACCCCGAAATCTGATTTCTAG
- a CDS encoding DUF551 domain-containing protein — translation MKEYWIDIKKQPLPTSGTVIVSVTRREPIAPVAFTSVVRCDEIGPMDSYGDVYMYAKEITHWMELPKPMLPTDFN, via the coding sequence ATGAAAGAATATTGGATTGACATAAAAAAGCAGCCACTACCTACCAGTGGCACAGTTATCGTTAGTGTTACCCGTCGTGAACCCATTGCGCCGGTTGCATTTACTTCTGTTGTTCGATGCGATGAAATAGGCCCTATGGATAGCTATGGGGATGTATATATGTACGCCAAAGAAATAACACATTGGATGGAGTTGCCTAAGCCTATGCTCCCCACAGATTTCAACTAA
- the tnpA gene encoding IS200/IS605 family transposase: MQHYRKTSHSTYDIKYHIVWITKYRKQVMVGQVAENVRSILREICKQNEVEILAGHVSKDHVHLFVSVPPYISVSDLVQALKGKSSRKLLSTDKNLAKMFWGRHLWARGYFAASSGNVTDEVVKHYIETQDLQTTGTDNFKIGENP; this comes from the coding sequence ATGCAACATTACAGAAAGACTTCACACTCGACCTACGATATTAAGTATCACATCGTATGGATTACGAAGTATCGAAAACAGGTGATGGTGGGCCAGGTCGCTGAAAATGTTCGTTCAATTCTTCGTGAAATCTGTAAACAGAATGAGGTTGAAATACTCGCTGGTCATGTAAGTAAAGACCACGTTCACCTGTTCGTATCGGTTCCACCTTACATAAGTGTATCGGATTTAGTGCAAGCCCTGAAAGGTAAATCATCACGCAAGCTCTTATCGACAGATAAGAACCTAGCGAAAATGTTTTGGGGTCGGCACCTGTGGGCAAGAGGCTATTTCGCGGCTTCATCGGGTAATGTGACGGACGAGGTGGTAAAACACTATATCGAAACGCAGGACTTACAAACTACTGGAACGGATAATTTTAAAATCGGCGAAAACCCATAA
- a CDS encoding DUF4494 family protein encodes MPLWFQSKISYRTQDATGKWKTINESFLHDGVSFTDVEAQIFKIVEDRLKEFEVKSIAQVKFENVYEPYVGGDFYKVTVVSEDSIDEKKTTSFHLVAAADVVDAEKRAEAYMKNWLSSHTITGVVKSPILGVWHPVAEDWQTDFKQRMEDLAQDGHTSVDINQLEMNFESSVNESVDS; translated from the coding sequence ATGCCGCTCTGGTTCCAATCAAAAATCAGCTACCGTACGCAGGATGCGACGGGCAAATGGAAAACCATCAACGAATCGTTTCTGCATGATGGGGTCAGTTTTACGGATGTCGAAGCGCAAATCTTCAAAATCGTTGAAGATCGCCTGAAAGAATTCGAAGTCAAATCGATCGCGCAGGTCAAATTCGAAAATGTCTACGAGCCCTACGTTGGTGGCGATTTCTACAAAGTGACGGTTGTGTCGGAAGATTCAATTGACGAAAAGAAAACGACAAGCTTCCATCTGGTTGCCGCTGCCGATGTGGTTGATGCGGAAAAACGGGCCGAAGCTTATATGAAAAACTGGCTCAGTTCCCACACAATTACCGGCGTTGTTAAATCGCCGATTCTGGGCGTCTGGCACCCGGTTGCCGAAGACTGGCAGACTGACTTTAAACAGCGCATGGAGGATCTGGCGCAGGATGGCCATACCTCCGTCGACATTAACCAGTTGGAAATGAACTTTGAATCCAGTGTCAACGAATCAGTTGACAGCTAG
- the tnpA gene encoding IS200/IS605 family transposase, whose translation MLHYRKTSHSTYDIKYHIVWITKYRKQVMVGKVAENVRSILREICKQNEVEILAGHVSKDHVHLFVSVPPYISVSDLVQSLKGKSSRKLLSTDKNLAKQFWGRHLWARGYFAASSGNVTDEVVKQYIDTQDLQQSSDDNFKIGEVVR comes from the coding sequence ATGCTCCACTACCGTAAGACCTCGCATAGCACTTACGATATAAAGTACCATATCGTGTGGATTACGAAGTATCGCAAACAAGTAATGGTTGGTAAGGTCGCAGAGAATGTACGATCAATATTACGCGAAATCTGTAAACAGAACGAAGTTGAAATATTAGCAGGGCACGTTTCAAAAGATCATGTTCACCTGTTTGTATCAGTTCCGCCTTACATAAGTGTCTCTGATCTCGTACAATCCCTGAAAGGCAAAAGCTCACGTAAACTATTATCGACCGATAAGAACCTAGCCAAGCAGTTTTGGGGTCGGCATTTGTGGGCAAGAGGCTATTTCGCGGCATCGTCTGGTAACGTTACTGATGAGGTTGTAAAGCAGTATATCGATACTCAGGATTTACAGCAATCATCCGATGACAATTTTAAAATCGGCGAAGTAGTCCGGTAG
- a CDS encoding DUF4031 domain-containing protein encodes MPRDNMVYIDNMYAPYRGMKMCHMIADTSEELLSMADQIGVNRKWIQDKGTYNEHFDICSSKKAKAILLGAQAVTMMELGRILVKRPGHPLYTESGE; translated from the coding sequence ATGCCCCGAGATAACATGGTCTACATTGATAATATGTATGCGCCTTACCGTGGCATGAAGATGTGCCACATGATTGCTGATACATCGGAAGAACTGTTGTCGATGGCTGATCAGATTGGCGTCAATCGCAAATGGATTCAGGATAAAGGCACCTACAATGAGCACTTCGATATATGCTCCAGCAAAAAGGCTAAAGCGATTTTATTAGGAGCTCAGGCAGTAACGATGATGGAGTTAGGTAGGATATTGGTCAAACGGCCGGGTCATCCACTTTATACTGAATCGGGAGAATAA
- a CDS encoding tape measure protein: protein MAKRRIEYQEMVDLDGYRKAVADAKADYKDFVDNVTRLNKQMGDSILQSLNALEMIRKGNAMAGSNREMEEYAKVAMVTTQQLRDQRAASAALTTTNQQLDKAYFTLIERLEKVVAAYTANEGVTSRDIQLKKRQAAEIVSLDKQLNQLNKSVKANTDSVKEITGQYNLLEKELKEARSALKSLDGAFDPLTGKINRTNATAVVLANKITTADTALKKMAATMGQHQLKVGQYENALNGLVNGGFVGLIGSLGVVGIAFTKVIQIAGQAIDKMSQFEQIRAGLKAVTKDTNDLGSSQLFLEKTADSLGISVATLTDSYKGIKVGTRDTALEGKEADRIFKAFTTRLAELKAPADKSYSALKALSDMLSRGNITADDLKDQLGQAIPGATKLFADALGVSTVKLQDMMQKGELLAIDVLPKVATQLEKTFSGTAAENVESLVGATARLDNQTGLLLDTFNQTFGITRFFASIKNGIADTLSNMRAAMQSKDWAAFFLSLNPKTWTLAQYRIDVDSSYKKAIDDFISMPENMRKARLDILKDLAANAKNVGETLAGTAPERAQALTDYKKYTEQLTILTREHIKQTAKDREQGRIDERESDKKYHEGRIEAIRKQAQELSLAERNALISRYQGQISQDQSTIQKRPDLVNSLTRDINYAKEFIKAIQDVNKELEKKDKKDAERDAKAAKRAASVAANRAKQEAEQQLRNSLGVVSASTGEQLGDLTSKHEQDLVTDQQYIMARYNITVSGINKRRALLIAAGKQETDDYANLNKELAKADADYQKGRADIQEKAFKKVFDAAKKAIVGDENTIKTNLKNRLADLETAFEAEQGRVRAAVTKRQITQEEGAQRIRDLELRYLDDIVNATVAASDTQQQAIARRIDELKKQGKTQAQIEQILQLEIEETRKATEEADVARDKRRVDRAKKLAKDEEDIEREHQDRIQKIQNAALDNLSTAVSSYFDVRAAFLQQDLDNLEKQKQYELDLAGSNDEQKKAIESKYAQRQKQIRRKQAEDEKLAAIFSIAISTAKAVAEALPNLVLAALAGSLGLIQGIAVAAKPLPEFWKGTQDAPEGPAWVGERGYELIESQKGGKPYYRLAAEKQIMYLNRHDRVMTHQETKQFLRVNTELAQDVRSAPGGSMYSPVVQAGPSEESMERAMRNALAGLPVEENHWDELGYRRAQRKADQHRAWVKNHFSLPKN from the coding sequence ATGGCCAAACGTCGCATTGAGTATCAGGAAATGGTCGATTTGGATGGCTACCGGAAAGCGGTAGCGGATGCCAAAGCAGACTATAAAGATTTTGTCGATAACGTTACCCGTCTGAATAAACAGATGGGCGACTCCATCCTGCAAAGTCTGAATGCGCTGGAAATGATCCGCAAAGGCAATGCCATGGCCGGTAGTAACCGCGAAATGGAAGAGTATGCCAAGGTGGCTATGGTGACAACGCAACAGCTTCGAGACCAACGGGCAGCATCGGCGGCATTAACAACAACGAATCAGCAGTTAGATAAGGCTTATTTCACCTTAATCGAACGACTGGAAAAAGTTGTAGCTGCCTATACTGCCAATGAAGGGGTTACAAGTCGGGACATTCAGTTAAAGAAGCGGCAGGCGGCTGAAATTGTCAGTCTGGATAAGCAGTTAAACCAGCTTAATAAGTCCGTCAAAGCGAATACGGATTCCGTAAAGGAGATTACAGGGCAGTACAATTTGCTCGAAAAAGAACTAAAAGAAGCTAGGTCCGCACTCAAAAGCCTGGATGGGGCTTTTGATCCATTGACAGGAAAAATTAACCGGACCAATGCTACCGCTGTGGTGTTGGCAAATAAAATTACAACTGCCGATACGGCTCTGAAAAAGATGGCGGCTACTATGGGTCAACATCAATTAAAAGTCGGACAATACGAAAATGCGCTAAATGGATTAGTCAATGGTGGATTTGTTGGACTAATTGGGTCGCTTGGAGTCGTTGGAATTGCTTTTACTAAAGTCATTCAAATTGCGGGGCAGGCTATTGATAAGATGAGTCAGTTCGAACAGATTCGGGCGGGACTTAAAGCAGTAACTAAAGACACCAATGACTTAGGAAGCTCACAACTATTTTTAGAAAAAACAGCCGACTCCTTAGGCATTAGTGTAGCCACATTAACCGATAGTTACAAAGGTATTAAGGTGGGTACGCGCGATACAGCACTGGAAGGCAAGGAGGCAGACCGGATTTTTAAGGCATTCACGACCCGATTGGCTGAGTTAAAAGCCCCGGCCGATAAATCTTACTCTGCCTTAAAAGCCCTAAGCGATATGCTTAGCCGAGGCAATATTACCGCAGATGACCTTAAGGATCAGTTAGGTCAGGCCATTCCAGGGGCTACCAAGTTGTTTGCAGACGCCCTCGGCGTTAGTACTGTGAAGCTACAGGACATGATGCAAAAAGGGGAACTGTTAGCCATTGATGTATTACCTAAAGTAGCGACACAACTTGAAAAAACATTCAGCGGAACAGCCGCTGAGAATGTCGAATCACTGGTAGGCGCTACGGCTAGACTGGACAATCAGACGGGCCTATTACTGGATACCTTCAATCAGACATTTGGCATTACCAGGTTCTTTGCCAGTATTAAAAATGGCATTGCGGACACATTATCAAATATGAGAGCCGCCATGCAGAGTAAAGATTGGGCCGCGTTTTTTCTGTCGCTTAATCCTAAGACATGGACGCTGGCCCAGTATCGGATAGATGTCGATAGTAGCTACAAGAAAGCGATTGACGACTTTATTTCTATGCCAGAAAACATGCGGAAGGCTAGATTAGACATATTGAAAGACTTAGCCGCAAATGCAAAAAATGTCGGCGAAACACTAGCTGGTACAGCACCCGAACGAGCACAGGCGCTTACTGATTACAAGAAATACACTGAACAGCTTACCATTTTGACCCGTGAGCACATCAAGCAAACCGCAAAAGATAGGGAACAAGGACGCATAGACGAACGGGAGTCAGACAAGAAATACCATGAGGGCCGCATTGAGGCTATCCGTAAGCAGGCACAGGAACTTTCATTGGCTGAACGAAATGCCCTTATATCTCGCTATCAAGGACAAATTAGCCAGGATCAATCAACTATTCAGAAACGGCCCGACTTGGTCAACTCCTTAACGCGAGACATTAACTACGCCAAAGAGTTTATTAAAGCTATTCAGGATGTAAATAAAGAACTGGAAAAGAAAGACAAAAAAGATGCAGAGCGGGATGCTAAAGCCGCAAAACGGGCCGCCAGCGTGGCCGCTAATCGAGCCAAACAGGAAGCCGAACAGCAACTGCGCAATTCATTGGGTGTAGTATCAGCCTCTACAGGCGAACAGTTAGGTGATTTGACCAGTAAGCACGAGCAGGATTTAGTTACCGATCAGCAGTACATAATGGCTCGGTATAACATTACTGTATCGGGCATAAATAAACGCCGGGCATTACTGATAGCGGCTGGTAAGCAAGAAACGGACGATTACGCCAATCTAAATAAAGAACTGGCTAAAGCAGATGCCGATTACCAGAAAGGAAGGGCCGATATTCAGGAAAAAGCCTTTAAGAAGGTTTTTGATGCCGCTAAAAAGGCAATTGTTGGCGATGAGAACACGATCAAAACCAATCTGAAGAATCGACTCGCTGATCTGGAAACTGCATTTGAAGCTGAGCAGGGCCGGGTTCGCGCGGCTGTTACCAAGCGGCAAATCACTCAGGAAGAAGGTGCTCAGCGCATTCGTGATCTGGAACTTCGTTATTTAGATGATATTGTCAATGCCACCGTTGCCGCTTCGGATACCCAGCAACAAGCCATCGCCCGACGGATTGATGAACTTAAAAAGCAGGGAAAAACACAGGCGCAGATCGAACAGATTCTGCAACTGGAAATTGAGGAGACGCGAAAAGCCACCGAAGAGGCCGATGTCGCCCGTGATAAACGACGGGTTGACCGGGCTAAAAAACTGGCCAAAGATGAAGAGGATATTGAGCGCGAACATCAGGATCGTATTCAGAAAATTCAAAATGCTGCTTTGGATAATCTGTCGACGGCCGTTTCGTCGTACTTTGATGTTCGGGCAGCTTTTCTGCAACAGGATCTGGATAATCTGGAAAAACAGAAACAGTACGAACTGGATTTGGCAGGATCAAATGATGAGCAGAAAAAAGCAATTGAGTCTAAGTACGCCCAGCGACAAAAGCAGATCCGTCGTAAACAGGCTGAAGATGAGAAATTAGCAGCTATCTTCTCTATCGCCATTTCAACCGCCAAAGCTGTTGCCGAAGCTTTGCCTAACTTAGTATTAGCAGCTCTGGCTGGCTCGCTGGGCTTAATACAGGGTATTGCTGTGGCGGCCAAACCCCTTCCCGAATTCTGGAAAGGTACGCAGGATGCACCCGAGGGACCCGCCTGGGTAGGGGAGCGGGGTTATGAGTTGATTGAATCCCAAAAAGGGGGTAAACCTTATTATCGTCTGGCTGCCGAAAAGCAAATTATGTATCTCAATCGACATGACCGGGTTATGACCCATCAGGAAACAAAACAGTTTTTGCGGGTTAATACCGAACTGGCGCAGGACGTTCGTTCGGCCCCAGGGGGCAGTATGTATTCTCCGGTTGTCCAAGCCGGACCATCGGAAGAGTCCATGGAACGGGCGATGCGCAATGCATTGGCGGGATTGCCAGTTGAGGAAAATCACTGGGATGAGTTAGGATACCGACGGGCGCAACGCAAAGCTGATCAGCACCGGGCTTGGGTGAAGAACCATTTCAGTTTGCCCAAAAACTAG
- a CDS encoding DUF5131 family protein: MAEKTTIGWTDATWNPHQGCRKVSEGCKFCYMYRDKEMHKQDPKRVHRSSDATFYAPLRKKAFKEPMRVFTCSWSDFFIEEADAWRDELWAIIKQTPHLTYQILTKRIERVADHLPNDWGDGYDNVWLGVTVENQDAVSRIGVLEEIPAKIKFISFEPLIGPLTSGFVGEVDWIIIGGESGNDNGKYRYRPCEQEWIQTIIGAYEWANREVQSERYTHIFVKQLGTHLSKHLGLKSRHGIHASEWPDHLQIQDFPV, translated from the coding sequence ATGGCTGAAAAAACTACAATAGGCTGGACTGATGCTACCTGGAACCCGCATCAGGGTTGCCGAAAAGTATCCGAAGGCTGTAAGTTCTGTTATATGTACCGCGATAAGGAAATGCATAAGCAGGACCCCAAGCGCGTGCACCGATCGTCGGACGCGACATTTTATGCTCCGCTCCGCAAAAAGGCTTTTAAAGAGCCGATGCGTGTATTTACCTGCTCCTGGTCAGACTTTTTCATTGAAGAGGCTGACGCCTGGCGGGATGAGCTATGGGCAATTATCAAACAGACTCCGCATCTGACCTACCAGATTTTAACCAAACGCATTGAACGGGTTGCTGATCATTTACCCAATGATTGGGGCGATGGCTACGATAACGTCTGGTTGGGTGTAACGGTCGAAAATCAGGATGCTGTTAGCCGGATTGGTGTACTGGAAGAGATACCTGCTAAAATCAAATTTATCAGTTTCGAGCCGCTGATTGGCCCTTTGACCAGTGGATTCGTTGGCGAAGTCGATTGGATCATCATCGGCGGGGAGTCGGGCAACGATAACGGGAAATACCGCTACCGGCCCTGCGAACAGGAGTGGATACAAACCATCATTGGTGCTTATGAGTGGGCTAATCGGGAAGTACAATCGGAGCGATACACCCACATTTTTGTCAAGCAACTTGGTACACACCTCTCCAAACATCTTGGTTTAAAATCGCGGCATGGTATTCATGCGAGTGAGTGGCCTGACCATCTGCAAATCCAAGATTTTCCCGTTTAG
- a CDS encoding DNA-methyltransferase, whose translation MLQVNSIYQGDCLELMKGIADKSIDMILCDLPYGTTKNKWDTIIPFEPLWSHYERIIKDNGAMVFTAAQPFTTQLINSNLKLFKYTLTWEKTLPTGFLNAKKQPLRCHEDIVVFYKKQPVYNPQKTKVARKDVGRVRKNSGAWEGYNEFRRDDWQWKESGTRYPTSVVKISNWNGALFGDNSKATQHPTQKPVPLFRYFIETYTNPGMIVLDNCVGSGTTAIACIETGRDFIVMEKDAGHFSKAKHRIEHATLQKDFTLDLRY comes from the coding sequence ATGCTTCAAGTAAATTCGATATATCAAGGCGATTGTCTGGAATTAATGAAGGGTATTGCAGATAAAAGTATTGACATGATACTCTGCGATTTACCCTACGGAACCACTAAAAACAAGTGGGATACCATTATACCGTTTGAGCCTTTGTGGTCGCATTATGAGCGAATCATCAAGGATAATGGAGCAATGGTTTTTACGGCTGCTCAACCGTTCACAACTCAATTGATTAACAGTAATCTTAAGCTGTTCAAATACACGTTGACTTGGGAAAAGACCTTGCCAACTGGCTTTTTGAATGCGAAGAAGCAACCCCTTCGTTGTCACGAGGACATCGTTGTGTTTTATAAAAAACAGCCTGTGTACAATCCTCAGAAAACAAAAGTTGCGCGGAAAGACGTAGGCCGGGTTCGTAAAAATTCTGGAGCATGGGAGGGATATAATGAGTTTCGCCGAGATGATTGGCAGTGGAAAGAAAGTGGCACTCGCTATCCCACAAGCGTTGTTAAGATTTCCAACTGGAACGGGGCCCTGTTCGGCGATAACAGCAAAGCCACTCAGCATCCTACGCAAAAACCAGTACCCTTGTTCCGCTATTTCATTGAGACCTATACCAATCCAGGAATGATTGTATTGGACAACTGCGTAGGCAGTGGAACTACAGCCATTGCCTGTATCGAAACGGGGCGTGACTTTATCGTGATGGAGAAAGATGCAGGGCATTTTTCTAAAGCAAAACACCGAATTGAACATGCAACATTACAGAAAGACTTCACACTCGACCTACGATATTAA
- a CDS encoding CHAP domain-containing protein, which produces MSNLAQNTSLIPKVVEVAKRFIGEKETGNNAGFADLAFQKEMQTSGFMRGMSWCALFVETVFRIALLEEKRPALWKNIENLFSASAIETLTRFKEKGYTVRQTPQVGDLAIWRHGPGPAGHIGIVVDAGNQKLKTFTTIEGNTNLAGSREGDGVFLKTRTYGSPISNKPGTFNLLGFVAPVS; this is translated from the coding sequence ATGTCAAATCTCGCTCAGAACACCTCGTTAATCCCTAAAGTAGTTGAAGTCGCCAAACGCTTTATTGGCGAAAAAGAAACGGGCAATAATGCAGGCTTTGCCGATCTGGCCTTTCAGAAAGAAATGCAGACATCAGGGTTTATGCGCGGCATGAGCTGGTGTGCGCTGTTTGTTGAAACCGTTTTCCGGATTGCGCTACTGGAGGAAAAGCGGCCAGCCCTCTGGAAGAACATCGAAAACCTGTTTTCAGCCAGCGCGATTGAGACACTGACCCGCTTCAAGGAAAAAGGCTATACCGTCCGGCAAACTCCGCAGGTAGGCGATCTGGCCATCTGGCGACATGGCCCCGGTCCAGCTGGGCACATCGGCATCGTCGTCGATGCGGGAAACCAGAAGCTAAAAACGTTTACGACCATCGAGGGTAATACGAATCTGGCCGGTAGTCGGGAAGGAGATGGTGTATTCCTCAAAACACGCACGTATGGCTCACCAATCAGCAATAAGCCGGGCACATTCAATTTACTAGGCTTCGTTGCTCCTGTCAGTTAA
- a CDS encoding terminase small subunit: MDEQSNETEKPWYDGLTDKQRRFVEEYCKTRNAAKAARDAGYSENSDDEMGYENLRKPQILGAINAYLSAYFMTVGESTQRISDFARGTMSHFLKINESGRVTINLAHEEAKDYMHLIKKIKQKVTTRYDDSGSTEEVWTEIELYDSMAANRLMLELHGKVIQRTDHTTGGKPIPTQHRVVFEDYSQKS, from the coding sequence ATGGATGAACAGTCCAATGAAACTGAAAAGCCCTGGTACGATGGATTGACGGATAAGCAAAGGCGGTTTGTAGAGGAGTATTGTAAAACCAGAAACGCAGCTAAAGCCGCACGCGATGCGGGATATTCGGAAAACTCTGATGACGAAATGGGGTATGAAAACCTCAGAAAACCTCAGATTTTAGGAGCCATTAATGCCTATCTGAGCGCCTACTTCATGACTGTTGGCGAATCGACGCAGCGTATATCGGACTTTGCGCGGGGCACAATGTCGCACTTTCTGAAGATCAATGAATCGGGCCGGGTCACGATCAATCTAGCTCATGAGGAGGCTAAAGACTACATGCACCTCATCAAAAAAATTAAGCAGAAAGTAACGACCCGCTACGATGACAGCGGCTCAACCGAAGAGGTTTGGACTGAAATCGAGCTTTACGATTCAATGGCAGCAAATCGGCTGATGTTGGAGTTACATGGCAAAGTCATTCAGCGAACCGATCATACGACGGGCGGTAAGCCAATACCTACGCAGCATCGGGTTGTTTTCGAGGACTATAGTCAAAAGTCATGA
- a CDS encoding PBSX family phage terminase large subunit, with protein sequence MTDSPVIFESRFTFNRLYKPVFTTQARYIDCWGGRGRGGSHFATDYFLYLIQQPDYFRGYLMREVLNDVRESLFRDMLDRMDEKGIDYKSRTSRFLVNDHHMSITDLVTGNRILSKGFKKQSGKQTAKLKSLAGATHVIIEEAEEVEEDEFMKLDDSFRTKKGNIQIIRLFNPPRKNHWLIKKYYNLQEASLIDHQGDIVEGYYHATPKQIPNFLSIFSTYKDNLRNLNPTFVANLESYQISRPDWYYTTVLGLVSEGAKGRIYKNWRPFPAKDFDSIPYPSAYGLDYGYSTDPVALIEVKAHNNKRWIRQLIYKPGLSNASLATRMKAVGVGKKVIVPDSAEPKSNDDLIRDGFNIHPAVKGADSVLFGIRHLQGLEVYYTDDSYDLENEYQEYRWQLDANKEPTDQPEDKNNHLMDAFRYVDTKLYTTPPPPVRPNRPQNRSYGSGR encoded by the coding sequence ATGACGGATTCGCCAGTTATTTTCGAGTCACGCTTTACTTTTAATCGGCTGTATAAACCCGTATTCACAACGCAGGCCCGGTATATTGATTGCTGGGGTGGCCGTGGTCGGGGTGGCTCGCATTTCGCTACGGACTACTTTTTGTACCTGATCCAGCAACCCGATTACTTTCGTGGATATCTGATGCGTGAAGTGCTCAACGATGTTCGTGAGTCGCTTTTTCGGGACATGCTGGACCGGATGGATGAAAAAGGAATTGATTACAAAAGCCGAACGAGCCGCTTTCTGGTTAACGATCATCACATGTCCATTACGGACCTGGTTACAGGTAATCGCATTTTGTCGAAAGGATTTAAAAAACAGTCTGGCAAGCAGACGGCTAAGTTAAAATCACTCGCTGGCGCTACGCATGTAATTATTGAGGAAGCCGAAGAGGTTGAAGAAGATGAGTTCATGAAGCTGGATGATAGCTTTCGAACCAAAAAGGGTAATATCCAGATTATTCGGCTTTTCAACCCACCCCGAAAGAATCACTGGCTGATCAAGAAATATTATAATTTACAGGAAGCCAGTTTAATTGATCATCAGGGCGATATAGTTGAAGGGTATTATCACGCAACGCCTAAACAGATACCCAACTTTCTGTCTATCTTTTCCACATACAAGGATAACCTTAGAAACCTCAACCCTACGTTCGTTGCCAATCTGGAGAGTTATCAGATATCACGGCCGGACTGGTATTATACGACAGTACTAGGATTAGTGTCAGAAGGGGCAAAGGGGCGTATCTATAAGAACTGGAGACCATTTCCAGCTAAAGACTTTGACTCAATTCCTTATCCATCGGCCTATGGTCTGGATTATGGATATTCTACCGATCCAGTTGCGCTCATTGAGGTAAAAGCCCATAATAACAAGCGATGGATTCGGCAATTGATTTACAAACCTGGACTTAGCAATGCATCACTGGCTACTCGCATGAAAGCCGTTGGTGTCGGCAAAAAAGTAATTGTTCCAGATAGTGCTGAGCCAAAGTCAAATGATGATCTGATTCGAGATGGATTCAATATTCATCCAGCTGTAAAAGGTGCTGACTCTGTTTTGTTCGGTATTCGTCATTTACAGGGGCTAGAGGTGTATTACACCGATGATAGTTACGACCTGGAAAATGAATATCAGGAGTACCGATGGCAACTCGATGCCAACAAGGAGCCGACCGACCAACCAGAAGATAAAAACAATCACCTGATGGACGCCTTTCGATACGTGGATACGAAATTATATACAACACCACCTCCACCAGTCCGACCTAACCGGCCGCAAAACCGAAGCTACGGCAGTGGCCGATAA